The Metabacillus schmidteae nucleotide sequence CTATCAAGTTTAGTACTTGTTCATCATTATTTGTTTCTTCTAAGTTTTTAAGAAGGATCTTATGATGGTTACATCCATCAGTAATGAAAGCTGTTCGATGGACGACTAGTTTGGAATGATCTATGAAATATTTTGGCATAGATTAAACTCCTTTTTTCAGCTTTATAAAGATCGTATCATACTCATGTTACACGAACATTTCATAAAAATGGCAAAAAGATTAAAGAAGTTTTAAATCATGACCAAAATGATAGGTATTGTTTTTATTTACTAGTCTGTCATTCGAAAAATGAGCCCTTTTTTCTGCCTTCTAGAAGGTCACCCGTCCAGCCTTTCATTTTTAAATAACCATAAAGGGCCAGAGTGGAAATTACGATTAGTAAGACTGAAAATAAATAGCCGTATTTCCATTCGAGCTCAGGCATGTGCTTGAAATTCATTCCCCATAGAGCACCAAGGGCCATTACTGGAGTGAAGATTGTCGTTATAACTGTTAAAGTTTTCATAATTTCATTTCCGCGATGGGAGGAAATGACCTCTTCTAAATTAATCATAGAATCAATTTCAGTTTCATATTCGGTAATTAGAGCCATTGCTCTGTCAATCTTTTTACATGTACGTTTGAAAATGTTTCCTGTATTAATATCATCAAGATAGATTTCCTCTATGGCCATTTTTAACTCCTTCATTGGAATAATTAGGTTTTTCCAAATTAAGAGTTCATGTCGCTGTATGTATATTTTATCAAGAATGCTTGTTTTATTTTTTTTACTTACATTCCAAATCAGTTTATTTAGTTTTTCTTCAAATTGATCAATACCGTATAACATTTCATTCATTAGTTCTCCAAGAATAATTAAAAAGCCATCAACTGCATTTTCTGTTTTATCAATTTGTTGGAATAATAGTTCCTGGCTCATATGCTGAAGAGAAGAAAGCTCAAGATCTACGGTAATTAATTGATCATTTGTTATATAAAAATGGCAAATTTTATGTTCTAATTCATCATCGAAGTTTTGATCGTAAACAAGTGATCCTTTTACAATTTTTTTCTCATTTTCTAATAGTACAGTTCTTAGGCAATTTGTTTTATTTTCCTGAACATTATCCAGCCATTCCTTATTAAAGGGACAATATTCTTTATGGATAACATGTTTTATCTTTTCAATCTCATTCTTGTTATATTGATGCCATTTCCAGTTATTGGGGCCGATACTCGTTATCATTTTATCACCTTATATACAAGTTTTTATCTATTAAATTCCCGATTGGTGAATAAATGAAACCTGATAATAGAATAGTGGTACTTGTATTACAAAGTTACAGAAGGTCGGATTGAAAAAGTACTAACTTTTATTTGAAAATAATGTTTACATTCTTAACAAAGCGGTTATAGTTCATTAAGTCCGAGAGGACAAACTATATTTTACTTTTTCGAGGAGGAATTGAAAATGGCTAAAAACGATGATAAAAAAATGACAGTAGAAGAAGCAGGTCGCAAAGGTGGAGAAGCCACTTCAAAGAATCACGATAAAGAATTTTATCAGGAAATCGGACGCAAAGGCGGAGAAGCCACTTCAGAGAATCATGATAAGGAATTTTATGAGGAAATTGGACGCAAAGGTGGAGAAACCACTTCAGAAAACCATGATAAAGAGTTTTATCAGGAAATCGGACGCAAAGGCGGAGAAGCTACTTCAGAAAACCATGATAAAGAGTTTT carries:
- a CDS encoding magnesium transporter CorA family protein, producing the protein MITSIGPNNWKWHQYNKNEIEKIKHVIHKEYCPFNKEWLDNVQENKTNCLRTVLLENEKKIVKGSLVYDQNFDDELEHKICHFYITNDQLITVDLELSSLQHMSQELLFQQIDKTENAVDGFLIILGELMNEMLYGIDQFEEKLNKLIWNVSKKNKTSILDKIYIQRHELLIWKNLIIPMKELKMAIEEIYLDDINTGNIFKRTCKKIDRAMALITEYETEIDSMINLEEVISSHRGNEIMKTLTVITTIFTPVMALGALWGMNFKHMPELEWKYGYLFSVLLIVISTLALYGYLKMKGWTGDLLEGRKKGSFFE
- a CDS encoding con-10 family general stress protein; this encodes MAKNDDKKMTVEEAGRKGGEATSKNHDKEFYQEIGRKGGEATSENHDKEFYEEIGRKGGETTSENHDKEFYQEIGRKGGEATSENHDKEFYQEIGEKGGESRSKQRDND